A genomic stretch from Corynebacterium faecale includes:
- a CDS encoding resuscitation-promoting factor Rpf1 domain-containing protein, with the protein MGRHSAKTSTPFVKMAATTVAFGAAAVAFAPAASAAPDSDWDRLAQCEAGGNWAINTGNGYHGGLQFSPSTWRAYGGGEFAPTANQATREQQIAVAERTLAGQGWGAWPACSQRLGLNSAPTPRNLNAPAPAPAPAPAAAPAPAEYQATAGANNNIAIGSTDLQTITSVYGAVAGTLAQYGVQIPAEVEAYYRSVVG; encoded by the coding sequence ATGGGACGTCATTCAGCCAAGACCAGCACCCCGTTCGTGAAGATGGCAGCCACCACCGTGGCCTTCGGCGCAGCCGCAGTCGCCTTCGCACCGGCCGCTTCCGCCGCCCCTGACTCCGACTGGGATCGCCTCGCACAGTGTGAGGCCGGTGGCAACTGGGCCATCAACACCGGCAACGGTTACCACGGCGGACTGCAGTTCTCCCCCTCCACCTGGCGTGCCTACGGCGGCGGCGAGTTCGCCCCGACCGCCAACCAGGCCACCCGCGAGCAGCAGATCGCTGTTGCCGAGCGCACCCTCGCCGGACAGGGCTGGGGCGCATGGCCAGCCTGCTCCCAGCGCCTGGGTCTGAACTCCGCTCCGACCCCACGTAACCTGAACGCACCTGCACCAGCTCCGGCACCGGCACCAGCAGCGGCTCCGGCCCCCGCTGAGTACCAGGCGACCGCTGGCGCGAACAACAACATCGCCATCGGCTCCACCGACCTGCAGACCATCACCAGCGTCTACGGTGCTGTCGCCGGCACCCTCGCGCAGTACGGTGTCCAGATTCCAGCTGAGGTCGAGGCCTACTACAGGTCCGTCGTCGGCTAA